A region of Lycium barbarum isolate Lr01 chromosome 1, ASM1917538v2, whole genome shotgun sequence DNA encodes the following proteins:
- the LOC132602145 gene encoding E3 ubiquitin-protein ligase RING1-like: protein MSSTGNLDVTGNSPQNYYCYECQHTVTLPTNSELCCPNCNSTFLEQSDTAPAPPPHHPITHNSNNPFENDLSALFGGVAFSGRSPNEFDPFAFLNDYLRAAAGDANIQLVFENNNEFGSGLPGNFGDYFLGPGLEQLIQQLAENDPNRSGPPPAAKSVVLGLPDVKVSDELLNSDSSQCAVCKDCFEVNELVKQMPCKHIYHKDCILPWLELHNSCPVCRYELPTDDTDYENMKTTSQQPTNTSSNNNNDNIPSVIPRVGSGNTSRNNNNIRSVIPQVGSGNTSRNANTNNNAGAGWFSLGLEGIGNQENPLIPRTVERRVRISLPGLLRGLGSHAETSDSQGGGSNSNNDSGSSNTPGESNPCSGGQTRMEDLD from the coding sequence ATGTCATCAACCGGCAACCTTGACGTTACCGGAAATTCACCTCAAAATTACTACTGCTACGAATGTCAACACACTGTCACCTTACCAACAAATTCCGAACTCTGTTGCCCTAATTGCAATTCTACATTCTTAGAACAATCCGATACCGCCCCGGCCCCACCTCCACATCATCCAATTACCCATAACAGCAACAATCCCTTTGAAAATGACCTTTCTGCCCTCTTCGGTGGAGTCGCTTTTTCGGGCCGATCACCTAATGAATTCGACCCGTTTGCGTTTCTTAATGACTATTTAAGAGCTGCTGCTGGTGATGCAAATATTCAATTAGTCTTTGAAAACAATAATGAGTTTGGGTCAGGGTTACCGGGTAATTTTGGTGATTATTTTCTTGGGCCGGGTTTGGAGCAACTGATCCAACAATTAGCAGAGAATGACCCGAACCGGTCCGGCCCACCACCTGCAGCGAAATCAGTTGTTTTAGGGCTTCCTGATGTTAAGGTTAGTGATGAATTGTTGAATTCAGATTCATCACAATGTGCTGTTTGTAAAGATTGTTTTGAAGTGAATGAATTGGTGAAACAAATGCCTTGTAAGCATATATACCATAAAGATTGTATATTACCTTGGTTAGAATTGCATAATTCGTGCCCGGTTTGTCGGTATGAGTTGCCAACTGATGATACTGATTATGAGAATATGAAAACAACATCACAACAACCGACAAATACTAGTAGCaataacaacaatgacaacatacccagtgtaatcccacgagTGGGGTCTGGAAATACTAGTaggaataacaacaacatacgcagtgtaatcccacaagtggggtctggaaaTACTAGTAGGAATGCTAATACTAATAACAATGCTGGTGCTGGTTGGTTTTCTTTGGGTTTAGAAGGTATAGGAAATCAAGAGAATCCTTTAATACCGAGAACCGTGGAGAGAAGGGTTAGGATTTCGTTACCAGGGTTGTTAAGGGGGTTGGGATCGCATGCCGAGACAAGCGACAGTCAAGGTGGGGGAAGCAATAGCAACAATGATAGTGGTAGCAGTAATACTCCTGGGGAGTCGAATCCATGTTCTGGAGGACAAACAAGGATGGAGGATCTTGATTAA